Genomic window (Rhinatrema bivittatum chromosome 9, aRhiBiv1.1, whole genome shotgun sequence):
TTCCCACCAGCACATGGGTCTCACTTGCAGTAAAATCAGCTGATGCATGGACCTCGGTCACTAAGCCTTCCACTCCTGTGGACATCGACAGAGCCTCTGAACCTtcctcccagggataagcagtgggaTTCTGGAATtcttccttaataatggtttatagactttttctccaggaatgtgtccaaacctttttttaaatatagtaatagcttttaccacatcctcacAACTAATTCCAGCACTTAAATATacattgataaaaaaaatgttctcttattagttGTAAATGCATTACCCAGTgacttcattatgtgtcccctggtctttgaactttttgaaagagtaaacaactgattaacatttacacGTTCCATTCTACTtattttatagagctctatcatattccccctcagccgtctcttctccaagctgaagaatcctaacctctttagtctttcatcatagggcagctgttccgtcccctttatcatctttctaattctgctatatctttcttgagatgcggtgaccagaactacacacagtactcaagatgaggttgcaccatggagtgatacagaggcattatgatattctctgttttattctccattcctttcctaataatccccagcattctgtttgtgtatgatatatgaacacaagatgaggatgcaccatggagcgatacagaggcattatgatattctctgttttattctccattcctttcctaataatccccagcattctgtttgtgtatgatatatgaacacaagatgaggtcgcaccatggagtgatatagagacattatgatattctctgttttattctccattcctttcctaataatccccagcattctgtttgtgtatgatatatgaacacaagatgaggatgcaccatggagtgatagggaggcattatgatattctctgttttattctccattcctttcctaataatccccagcattctgtttgtgtatgatatatgaatacaagatgaggatgcaccatggagtgatacagagacattatgatattctctgttttattctccattcctttcctaataatccccagcattctgtgtgtgtatgatatatgaacacaagatgaggatgcaccatggagtgatacagaggcattatgatattctctgttttattctccattcctttcctaataatccccagcattctgtttgtgtatgatatatgaacacaagatgaggtcgcaccatggagtgatacagagacattatgatattctctgttttattctccattcctttcctaataatccccagcattctgtttgtgtatgatatatgaacacaagatgaggatgcaccatggagtgattcagagacattatgatattctctgttttattctccatttctttcctaataatccccagcattctgtttgtgtatgatatatgaacacaagatgaggatgcaccatggagtgatacagaggcattaggatattctctgttttattctccattcctttcctaataatccccagcattctgtttgtgtatgatatatgaacacaagatgaggatgcaccatggagtgatacagagacattatgatattctctgttttattctccattcctttcctaataatccccagcattctgtgtgtgtatgatatatgaacacaagatgaggatgcaccatggagtgatacagagacattatgatattctctgttttattctccattcctttcctaataatccccagcattctgtctgtgtatgatatatgaacacaagatgaggatgcaccatggagtgatacagaggcattaggatattctctgttttattctccattcctttcctaataatccccagcattctgtttgtgtatgatatatgaacacaagatgaggatgcaccatggagtgattcagagacattatgatattctctgttttattctccatttctttcctaataatccccagcattctgtttgtgtatgatatatgaacacaagatgaggatgcaccatggagtgatacagaggcattaggatattctctgttttattctccagtcctttcctaataatccccagcattctgtttgtgtatgatatatgaacacaagatgaggatgcaccatggagtgatacagaggcattatgatattctctgttttattctcctttcctttcctaataatccccagcattctgtgtgtgtatgatatatgaacacaagatgaggttgcaccatggagtgatacagaggcattaggatattctctgttttattctccattcctttcctaataatccccagcattctgtttgtgtatgatatatgaacacaagatgaggatgcaccatggagtgatacagagacattatgatattctctgttatattctccattccttttctaataatccccagcatcctatttgctttcttggctgctgctgctgctgcacactgagcagaagatgtcaatgtatttttaacaatgactccTGGATCCTTttccctgagtggtgactcctaatgtggaaccttgcattgtgtagctataatttgggtttctcttccctaagtgcttcactttgcacttgtccacattaaatttcatttgcaatttgcatgtcccatctcccagttttgtaaggtcttcttgcaatttctcacaatcctcttatgatttaacaagtttgaataattttgtgtcattggcaaatttgatcacctcacttgtttccatttccaggtcatttataaatatatttaaaaatttcttGAGAACCAGAGAAATTCCTTGTCTAAGTTGAGGCAGTTGGAGCATGTGATATGTAAACCACCAGAAATTCTTTTGGCACACAGGCCTTCTGTATtacctgatcctgagttccaacCGGCAGATTATTTCCAGGCTTTTTAGCCCTTTTTCCAGCAAGGAGAGACTTCCACTGGGCCTatttctttttctccctcatcATGTTGGTAAGGTAGTCCCATTGCCAAGCGAGGCTATTGATGTGTTGGCAGCACACACCCACCTGTGACGGCAGCAACAACTTTTCACAGGAGAGGAGTAAAGGGGCAGTGGCAGGTTCAGAGGCTCTGTCGATGTCTGCAGGAGTGGGAGGCTTAGTGACCGAGGTCCATGCATCAGCTGATTTTACTGCAAGTGAGACCCATGTGCTGGTGGGAATGGCTGCCATTTTTAACTCATTCCCATCTCTGGTCTTGTCCCAGGATAGATTCCCTCTCAAGGTTTTCTTTCCTGaatcttttacatttttacacCAGGCATTCCATAGATAGAAAGGCAAATGAGCCCAACAACGGTCTTCTCTGATTAATTTCCACATTCTGTGGCATTTCTAGTATGGGTGAGAGATCCAGTGTTGGTGTCTGTCTTGCAACGTCTTCCTCCGCCCGATCAGCCTGATGAAGATAATAAGCTTTTATAATTACCGGCATTGCTGATTGTGGAATTTTCAATGTTTGCTGAATATATAATTTAAACAAATCGATAGGGGAAATCATATTTATTACAGGAAAGTTCAACACTCTAAGGTTATGTGACCTAAGAGCATTCTCAATATTCTCCAGTCTACTATTACTAACTAAATCTGATTGAACAagcttttgttgtattttgtcTATGGTGGTAACCCTATTCTCAAGCTTTTCCACCTTCATATTAAATGTAGAAATCAAATTAGTGTTCAGCACAGTTTGATTTTTTGTTTCCAAAGTTATTTGAGACAAAGATATTATTTGAAGATTCAATTGATTTTAGGACTGTCCATATTCCCTCTAAAGTCATTTCCACAGGCCGCTGCAATTTAAGACCTGGCATCATCACATCAGACTGTGCATCTCCGGTTTCCACCACGGTGCCTATACCCAGTCCAGTACTTTGTGAAGAAATCAGTGCCACTGCACAGTGCTCCTGATTCGGGAAACATTGGTCTAATTCAGCCGTGCCTCCTCTAGAACCAGTCCCAAATTCTCCTCAAGACTCCATGATTTTCATCAGGGCCTCACTCCGTCGCTCTGGCTCAGATTCCCCTTGTATAGACACCAAGGAGATCCCTGCCATTGCCAGTGGTAGGGTTGGTTTGTCCGTTCGTCTGGGATGAACAGGTCTGTTCAGCTCACCGGGGCTCAAGGTGGTGTCTAAGGTCAGGGGGGTTGGCGTACACTCCACCGAAGTCACCCCAGTGACCAAACCTTCTCATGACGCAGTTGCGGCTCCTGTGAAGAAACCCTTGATGCGAGGTTGAAGAGGATCAGAGGAAATCTCTCCCCTTaatttcccctttcttttggtatgtggcattacTGAAAGGTtaggaaatttcagaaaaaaggaAAGCCACGCAGCAAGAAAACCAATGCAGCGTCCTACTCTGTGGTCATCTTGCCTCGCTACTTAGCCAAATCTTTTGTTTCTAAGGCTAATTATAATTTTtaggatcatttgtttgttctaCTCCCATTGCTTTGGCATAAGATTACTGGCAATTGCCTAGACTACCCTGTCCTAAGTACTAGTGGTGGTGATGTTTAGAAAaagttgttctgtctccatctgctggttgggtgTAATAAACTCAACTCAGTACTGTTGTAACAGGATTCAAGGAagggaaattaacaggtaagactatatttttaaatgtaagaGTTTGCCTATGGGTAGCACTGTACAGTTCATATGATTTAGAAATTGACCCCTACATACGCTTTGGCCTTCAGGCTGAGGCCACTGCCAAGCTCCCTTTAACTTTCAACAGTACTTATCAAAGATCTTGCAAGTAACTTAGTAAAGCCAAACCATTCTCTTTTCACAGAGGAAGACCCCATAGAAGATCTGTTTGATGATTCCTCCTTGACTCCATTAAAGCATAAAATTCCAAGCAAGCAGCATGTGAATGCAGTGGTACCACCACCCCATGTTTTATCTGGAAATTGTGAGGAAGATGATGGCCAGAAGAGAGAATGCTATAAAGAAAACCTGCTGCCTGGGGTCGATTATATAGACTGTGAAGAATCCAATGATGAAGATGATTCCTGTGAGGAAACTACAGCACTGCTGCCACAGATTCCAGTCTCTAAGCCAGAAACCACCTCCGTAATAGAAAGTCCAAATCATGGACTGAACAGCAAGGAGCAAGAGGCCACAGCAAATGTGCCACCGTGGGAAGCCTTCTTCAGAAGTGGTGATGCCTCGGCAGAAAACAGCGTAGGTGGGTCTCAGTCTCCGAACCTCTTCAGTGATTCTGATGGGGATTCAACCCAGATCTCCTCCCAGACTTCCTCTCAGTCCACCCACATCTCTGAGCAGGGAAGTCAGTCCTGGGACAGCCAGGTTGATACAGTGCTACTGTCGTCTCAGGAAAGGAAAGCGGCCGAGTTCAGCTGCTTAAGCAAAGGTGCAGTAGGTCTCCTTTCTCCTAGTGGCCAGGCTTTGGAGAAAAATGAACCTCTTCTAAAACCCACAAGCGCAAGGGTGAAGATGGACCATAGGCGAAGCAGATTGGCTACTGCGGCTAGCACACATGAATCCACTAACGTAAATGATGGGAGTTGCAGTCCCAGTGCAAATGAAGAGAAAGCCAGAGCTCTCTCTGCTGCAGGCACAGCCGACTCTCAGACCTCCTCTGACTTTGAGATTCCATCCACTCCTGAGGCCGAATTGCCCAAACCGGACAAGCTCCAGTGTTTGTATGAGAAGCTGGCCACAGGTGAAACGCTGGTCATTGAGAAGACCTAGGCATCATTCTCCCCCTAAGACA
Coding sequences:
- the DCLRE1C gene encoding protein artemis isoform X3, which encodes MFLFQGNHGTVLYTGDFRLAKGEAARMELLHSGSRVKEIESVYLDTTFCDPKFYQIPSREQCLIGILELVRSWITLSPYHVVWLNCKAAYGYEYLFTNLSEELGFKVHVNKLDMFRNMPEILCHVTAERNTQIHACRHPKDDEYLRGNRVPCGMLAGNGAPLRVISIKPSTMWFGERTKKTNVIVRTGESSYRACFSFHSSYSEIKDFLRYIHPVNVHPNVIPMGKTLEEVLKILKPFCKAYSESLQPKYKPLGTLKRSRRTTFPMAEEDPIEDLFDDSSLTPLKHKIPSKQHVNAVVPPPHVLSGNCEEDDGQKRECYKENLLPGVDYIDCEESNDEDDSCEETTALLPQIPVSKPETTSVIESPNHGLNSKEQEATANVPPWEAFFRSGDASAENSVGGSQSPNLFSDSDGDSTQISSQTSSQSTHISEQGSQSWDSQVDTVLLSSQERKAAEFSCLSKGAVGLLSPSGQALEKNEPLLKPTSARVKMDHRRSRLATAASTHESTNVNDGSCSPSANEEKARALSAAGTADSQTSSDFEIPSTPEAELPKPDKLQCLYEKLATGETLVIEKT
- the DCLRE1C gene encoding protein artemis isoform X2; amino-acid sequence: MQVTIEVETPTQISLVDEASGEKEDVVVTLLPAGHCPGSVMFLFQGNHGTVLYTGDFRLAKGEAARMELLHSGSRVKEIESVYLDTTFCDPKFYQIPSREQCLIGILELVRSWITLSPYHVVWLNCKAAYGYEYLFTNLSEELGFKVHVNKLDMFRNMPEILCHVTAERNTQIHACRHPKDDEYLRGNRVPCGMLAGNGAPLRVISIKPSTMWFGERTKKTNVIVRTGESSYRACFSFHSSYSEIKDFLRYIHPVNVHPNVIPMGKTLEEVLKILKPFCKAYSESLQPKYKPLGTLKRSRRTTFPMAEEDPIEDLFDDSSLTPLKHKIPSKQHVNAVVPPPHVLSGNCEEDDGQKRECYKENLLPGVDYIDCEESNDEDDSCEETTALLPQIPVSKPETTSVIESPNHGLNSKEQEATANVPPWEAFFRSGDASAENSVGGSQSPNLFSDSDGDSTQISSQTSSQSTHISEQGSQSWDSQVDTVLLSSQERKAAEFSCLSKGAVGLLSPSGQALEKNEPLLKPTSARVKMDHRRSRLATAASTHESTNVNDGSCSPSANEEKARALSAAGTADSQTSSDFEIPSTPEAELPKPDKLQCLYEKLATGETLVIEKT